One window from the genome of Variovorax sp. PAMC26660 encodes:
- a CDS encoding Re/Si-specific NAD(P)(+) transhydrogenase subunit alpha: MLIGVPAETLAGETRVAVTPETVKKLLASGHTVRVQSGAGVAASVTDAAYQAAGAEITDQAGALSADMVLKVRTPTDAEAALLKSGAVVIGMLNPFDATGLQRLAGAGVAGFALEAAPRTTRAQSMDVLSSQANIAGYKAVMIAADKYQRFFPMLMTAAGTVKAARVVILGVGVAGLQAIATAKRLGAVIEASDVRPSVKEQIESLGGKFIEVSYDTDEEKEAAVGVGGYAKPMPPSWLARQQIEVAKRVALADIVISTALIPGRAAPTLITEDMVKAMKPGSVIVDIAAGKGPDGVGGNCPLSEADKTVVKHGVTIVGETNLAALVAADASALYARNVLDFLKLIVTKEGALKIDLEDDIVAACRVTQDGQVTRK; the protein is encoded by the coding sequence ATGCTGATAGGCGTGCCTGCCGAGACACTGGCTGGCGAAACCCGAGTGGCCGTTACACCTGAAACGGTGAAAAAACTCCTGGCCTCAGGGCACACCGTTCGTGTGCAGTCGGGCGCCGGCGTCGCTGCCAGCGTGACCGATGCGGCTTACCAGGCTGCGGGTGCAGAGATCACCGATCAGGCGGGGGCGTTGTCCGCCGACATGGTCCTCAAAGTGCGCACGCCCACCGATGCCGAAGCTGCGCTCCTGAAATCGGGCGCCGTCGTCATCGGCATGCTCAATCCTTTTGACGCCACCGGCCTGCAACGCCTGGCTGGCGCGGGCGTCGCCGGCTTCGCTCTGGAAGCCGCGCCGCGCACCACGCGGGCCCAGAGCATGGACGTCCTCTCGTCGCAAGCCAACATCGCCGGCTACAAGGCCGTGATGATCGCGGCCGACAAATACCAGCGCTTCTTCCCGATGCTCATGACCGCAGCCGGCACCGTGAAGGCTGCGCGCGTCGTCATCCTCGGCGTCGGTGTCGCCGGCCTGCAGGCCATTGCAACGGCCAAGCGCCTGGGCGCTGTCATCGAAGCCTCCGACGTGCGCCCGAGCGTCAAGGAACAGATCGAATCGCTGGGTGGCAAGTTCATCGAGGTGTCCTACGACACCGATGAGGAAAAAGAAGCCGCAGTCGGCGTCGGCGGCTATGCCAAGCCGATGCCTCCGAGCTGGCTCGCGCGCCAGCAGATCGAAGTCGCCAAGCGCGTGGCGCTGGCCGACATCGTCATCAGCACCGCGCTCATTCCCGGCCGCGCCGCGCCGACGCTCATCACCGAGGACATGGTCAAGGCCATGAAGCCGGGCTCGGTGATCGTCGACATTGCCGCTGGCAAGGGCCCCGACGGCGTGGGCGGCAACTGCCCGCTGTCGGAAGCCGACAAGACCGTGGTCAAGCATGGTGTGACCATCGTGGGCGAAACGAATCTCGCGGCGCTCGTGGCGGCCGATGCCTCGGCGCTCTATGCGCGCAACGTGCTCGACTTCCTCAAGCTGATCGTCACCAAGGAGGGCGCGCTGAAGATCGACCTCGAGGACGACATCGTCGCTGCCTGCCGCGTCACGCAAGACGGCCAGGTCACCCGTAAATAA
- a CDS encoding ABC transporter permease subunit, whose product MFRFILTRVSLLVPTFIGMTLLAFFLIRLVPGDPIETMAGERGIDPARHAELRTAYGFDKPVIVQYGIYIGRVLHGDLGKSLITQDTVMSEFLALFPATVELAVCAILFALLLGLPAGILAAVRRNSIFDHGVMATSLTGYSMPIFWWGLLLILFFSVQLGWTPVSGRIAVQYFIEPETGFLLIDSLRAGDIDAFWSALHHLILPAIVLGTVPLAVIARMTRSAMLEVLGEDYIRTARAKGLSRFRVVGLHALRNALIPVVTVIGLQVGVLFTGAILTETIFSWPGVGKWLIEAIGRRDYPVLQGGMLLLGAIVMIVNLLVDVMYGVINPRIRR is encoded by the coding sequence ATGTTTCGATTCATTCTGACCCGTGTGAGCTTGCTGGTGCCGACCTTCATCGGCATGACACTGCTCGCCTTCTTTCTCATCCGGCTCGTGCCGGGTGATCCCATTGAAACCATGGCTGGCGAGCGCGGGATCGATCCCGCACGCCATGCCGAGCTGCGCACCGCCTACGGCTTCGACAAGCCGGTGATCGTGCAGTACGGCATCTACATCGGCCGCGTGCTGCATGGCGACCTGGGCAAGTCGCTGATCACGCAGGACACGGTGATGAGCGAGTTCCTCGCGCTCTTCCCGGCCACGGTCGAGCTCGCGGTCTGCGCCATTCTTTTCGCGCTGCTGCTCGGGTTGCCGGCCGGCATCCTCGCGGCGGTGCGGCGCAATTCCATCTTCGATCACGGCGTCATGGCCACATCGCTGACCGGCTACTCGATGCCGATCTTCTGGTGGGGGCTGCTGCTGATCCTGTTCTTCTCGGTGCAGCTCGGATGGACGCCGGTGTCGGGGCGCATCGCGGTGCAGTACTTCATCGAGCCCGAAACCGGCTTCCTGCTGATCGATTCGCTGCGCGCGGGCGACATCGATGCCTTCTGGTCGGCGCTGCATCACCTGATTCTTCCGGCCATCGTGCTGGGCACCGTGCCGCTCGCCGTCATTGCGCGCATGACACGCTCGGCCATGCTCGAAGTGCTCGGCGAAGACTACATCCGCACCGCGCGCGCCAAGGGTCTGTCGCGCTTTCGCGTGGTCGGGCTGCATGCGCTGCGCAATGCGCTGATCCCGGTCGTCACTGTCATCGGGCTGCAGGTGGGCGTGCTGTTCACCGGCGCGATCCTCACCGAGACCATCTTCTCCTGGCCCGGTGTCGGCAAGTGGCTCATCGAGGCCATTGGCCGCCGCGACTATCCGGTGCTGCAGGGCGGCATGCTGCTGCTCGGGGCCATCGTGATGATCGTCAACCTGCTCGTCGACGTGATGTACGGCGTCATCAACCCGCGCATCCGGCGCTGA
- a CDS encoding long-chain-fatty-acid--CoA ligase, whose translation MATSSSSAPSGDNTPWTRAYPPGMRWDAELPVKPVQQMLDEAVARWPDHSAVEFMGQVITYAQLGAAVERAAKALQDLGVKHGVHVGLYLPNTPHYPIAFFAVLKAGGTVVNYSPLDAERVLAHKIEDSRTDILITLDLVNLYPLMARLLDNSRLQKLVVGSLGDYGAAGDKVQAQLQGAGQIATVPTDDRHVRFSDLLKSEGPHRTYPLGDLAEEIVVLQYTGGTTGLPKGAMLTHANLSSASAQYYESTRGEPPILAEGAERFLVVLPLFHIFALSAAMLLGVRLGAALVLHTRFDVDAVMNELAASKISVFPGVPTMYTAILSHPKAKEMDLRSLKFCGSGGAPLPVEVEQRFFALTGCHLNEGWGMTETSPVGTFTPARGVRKAGSCGMPLPQVRIKLVSLDDPSKDVAAFGEAGELCIKGPNVMKGYWNNPKATAESMTPDGYFRSGDVAKMDADGYLYIVDRTKDMLLCGGYNVYPRVLEEAVYEHPAVAEVCVIGVPDDYRGQSPKAFVKLKEGAPELTLDALKLFLKDRLGKHEMIGALELRAELPKTAVGKLSKKDLVDEEARKRA comes from the coding sequence ATGGCCACCTCTTCTTCCTCCGCCCCCTCTGGCGACAACACCCCCTGGACACGCGCCTACCCGCCAGGCATGCGCTGGGATGCCGAACTGCCCGTCAAGCCGGTGCAGCAGATGCTCGACGAAGCCGTCGCGCGCTGGCCCGATCACTCCGCCGTCGAGTTCATGGGCCAGGTCATCACCTACGCGCAGCTGGGCGCGGCGGTCGAGCGCGCCGCCAAGGCGCTGCAGGACCTGGGCGTGAAGCACGGTGTGCACGTCGGCCTGTACCTGCCGAACACGCCCCATTACCCGATCGCCTTCTTCGCCGTGCTCAAGGCCGGCGGCACGGTGGTGAACTATTCGCCGCTCGACGCCGAGCGCGTGCTGGCCCACAAGATCGAGGACAGCCGCACCGACATCCTGATCACGCTGGACCTCGTCAATCTCTACCCGCTGATGGCGCGGCTGCTGGACAACTCGCGCCTGCAGAAGCTGGTGGTCGGCAGCCTGGGCGACTACGGCGCAGCTGGCGACAAGGTGCAAGCCCAGTTGCAGGGCGCAGGCCAGATTGCCACGGTGCCAACGGACGACCGGCATGTGCGCTTCAGCGATCTGCTCAAGAGCGAAGGTCCGCATCGAACCTATCCCCTGGGCGATCTCGCGGAAGAAATCGTGGTGCTGCAGTACACCGGCGGCACCACCGGCCTGCCCAAAGGCGCAATGCTCACGCACGCCAACCTGAGCTCGGCTTCTGCGCAGTACTACGAGTCGACACGCGGCGAGCCGCCGATCCTCGCCGAAGGCGCCGAACGCTTCCTGGTCGTGCTGCCGCTGTTCCACATCTTCGCGCTGAGCGCCGCCATGCTGCTCGGCGTGCGCCTGGGCGCCGCGCTGGTGCTGCACACGCGCTTCGATGTCGATGCCGTGATGAACGAACTGGCCGCCAGCAAGATCAGCGTGTTCCCCGGCGTGCCGACGATGTACACGGCCATCCTGTCGCACCCCAAGGCCAAGGAAATGGATTTGCGCTCGCTCAAGTTCTGCGGCTCGGGCGGTGCGCCGTTGCCGGTGGAAGTGGAGCAGCGTTTCTTCGCGCTCACCGGCTGCCACCTCAACGAAGGCTGGGGCATGACCGAGACCTCGCCGGTGGGCACCTTCACGCCCGCGCGCGGCGTGCGCAAGGCGGGCTCGTGCGGCATGCCGCTGCCGCAGGTGCGCATCAAGCTCGTGAGCCTGGACGACCCGTCGAAGGACGTGGCGGCGTTCGGCGAAGCGGGCGAGCTGTGCATCAAGGGCCCGAATGTGATGAAGGGCTACTGGAACAACCCCAAGGCCACGGCCGAGTCGATGACGCCCGACGGCTACTTTCGCAGCGGCGACGTCGCGAAGATGGACGCCGACGGCTACCTCTACATCGTCGACCGCACCAAGGACATGCTGCTGTGCGGCGGCTACAACGTGTACCCGCGCGTGCTGGAAGAAGCCGTGTACGAGCACCCGGCAGTGGCCGAGGTCTGCGTGATCGGCGTGCCTGACGACTACCGCGGCCAGTCGCCCAAAGCCTTCGTCAAGCTGAAGGAAGGCGCGCCCGAACTGACGCTCGATGCGCTCAAGCTGTTTTTGAAAGACCGCCTGGGCAAGCACGAGATGATCGGCGCGCTGGAATTGCGCGCCGAGTTGCCGAAGACGGCGGTCGGCAAGCTGTCGAAGAAGGACCTCGTGGACGAGGAAGCCCGCAAGCGGGCTTAG
- a CDS encoding NAD(P)(+) transhydrogenase (Re/Si-specific) subunit beta produces MSMNLVTLLYLVASVCFIQALKGLSHPTTSIRGNLFGMTGMAIAVLTTIALIHGLTRSLNVDFGTGIAYVLAAVVVGGGLGAFMANKVEMTKMPELVAFMHSMIGLAAVFIGVAAVAEPWAFGITAQPVAALIGAVTPDGAVLLDGFVRYGIPYGNRLELFLGAAIGAVTFSGSVIAFGKLSGKYKFRLFQGAPVQFKGQHMLNLVLGLLTVALGLLFVATESWTAFFAMLALAFVMGVLIIIPIGGADMPVVVSMLNSYSGWAAAGIGFSLNNAMLIVAGSLVGSSGAILSYIMCKAMNRSFFNVILGGFGGEAATATSGAKEQRPVKTGSADDAAFVLGNAETVIIVPGYGLAVARAQHAVKELAQKLTDKGITVKYAIHPVAGRMPGHMNVLLAEAEVPYDQVFEMEDINGEFGQADVAIILGANDVVNPAAHTKGSPIYGMPILEAYKAKTVIVNKRSMAAGYAGLDNELFYMDKTMMVFGDAKKVVEDMGKAIE; encoded by the coding sequence GTGAGCATGAACCTCGTCACGCTGCTGTACCTCGTTGCCAGCGTCTGCTTCATCCAGGCCCTCAAGGGCCTGAGCCATCCCACCACCTCGATCCGCGGCAACCTCTTCGGCATGACCGGCATGGCGATCGCCGTGCTGACGACCATCGCGCTGATCCACGGACTGACGCGTTCGCTCAACGTCGACTTCGGCACCGGCATCGCCTATGTGCTGGCCGCCGTGGTGGTCGGTGGCGGCCTGGGTGCCTTCATGGCCAACAAGGTCGAGATGACCAAGATGCCCGAGCTGGTCGCCTTCATGCACAGCATGATCGGCCTGGCGGCGGTGTTCATCGGCGTGGCCGCCGTGGCCGAGCCCTGGGCCTTCGGCATCACCGCCCAGCCGGTGGCCGCGCTGATCGGTGCCGTCACGCCCGATGGCGCCGTCCTGCTGGACGGCTTCGTGCGCTACGGCATTCCCTACGGCAACCGGCTCGAACTGTTCCTGGGCGCGGCCATTGGCGCTGTCACCTTCAGCGGCTCGGTCATCGCCTTCGGCAAGTTGTCGGGCAAGTACAAGTTCCGCTTGTTCCAGGGCGCGCCGGTGCAGTTCAAGGGCCAGCACATGCTGAACCTGGTGCTCGGCCTGCTGACCGTGGCACTCGGCCTGCTGTTCGTTGCAACCGAAAGCTGGACCGCCTTCTTCGCGATGCTGGCGCTGGCCTTCGTGATGGGCGTGCTCATCATCATCCCGATCGGCGGCGCGGACATGCCGGTGGTGGTGTCGATGCTCAACAGCTACTCGGGTTGGGCGGCAGCGGGCATTGGCTTCAGCCTGAACAATGCGATGCTGATCGTGGCCGGTTCGCTGGTGGGCAGCTCGGGTGCGATCCTGAGCTACATCATGTGCAAGGCGATGAACCGCTCGTTCTTCAATGTGATCCTGGGCGGCTTCGGCGGCGAGGCGGCCACGGCCACCAGCGGTGCCAAGGAGCAGCGCCCGGTGAAGACCGGCAGCGCCGACGATGCGGCCTTCGTGCTGGGCAATGCCGAGACCGTGATCATCGTGCCGGGCTATGGCCTTGCCGTGGCACGCGCGCAGCACGCGGTGAAGGAGCTGGCGCAAAAGCTCACCGACAAGGGCATCACCGTCAAGTACGCGATTCACCCGGTGGCGGGCCGCATGCCTGGCCACATGAACGTGCTGCTGGCCGAAGCCGAAGTGCCCTACGACCAGGTGTTCGAGATGGAGGACATCAACGGCGAGTTCGGCCAGGCCGACGTGGCCATCATCCTGGGTGCCAACGACGTGGTGAACCCGGCCGCCCACACCAAGGGCAGCCCGATCTACGGCATGCCCATTCTGGAGGCCTACAAGGCCAAGACCGTGATCGTGAACAAGCGCTCCATGGCCGCGGGTTATGCCGGCCTGGACAACGAGCTCTTCTACATGGACAAGACCATGATGGTTTTTGGCGATGCCAAGAAAGTAGTAGAAGATATGGGCAAGGCCATCGAATAG
- a CDS encoding DUF4019 domain-containing protein, whose product MPRKIRLLLAVALLWSWFGPAAAQDIEASDMVRGGMQAIQMIDQGKAGELWDGATAAARKRVTRADFTDKVAGSRAPLGAPRQRTWVAINRQVVTDPDGDTAGQYVSIEYETRFTGKPEHTLRELVSFHLDSDRIWRFSGYVLR is encoded by the coding sequence ATGCCCCGCAAGATCAGGCTGCTGCTCGCCGTCGCGCTGCTTTGGAGTTGGTTCGGTCCGGCCGCCGCGCAGGACATCGAGGCCAGCGACATGGTCCGGGGCGGCATGCAGGCGATCCAGATGATCGACCAGGGCAAGGCTGGCGAACTCTGGGACGGCGCCACCGCCGCCGCCCGCAAGCGCGTGACGCGCGCCGACTTCACGGACAAGGTCGCCGGGAGCCGCGCACCACTCGGGGCGCCCCGGCAACGCACCTGGGTGGCCATCAATCGCCAGGTGGTGACCGACCCCGACGGCGACACGGCCGGCCAGTACGTCAGCATCGAATACGAAACCCGCTTCACCGGCAAACCCGAGCACACCCTGCGCGAACTCGTGAGCTTCCACCTCGACAGCGACCGCATCTGGCGCTTCAGCGGCTACGTGCTGCGATAG
- a CDS encoding NAD(P) transhydrogenase subunit alpha, which produces MDPVSHTVINLIIFVLAIYVGYHVVWTVTPALHTPLMAVTNAISAIVIVGAMLAAALTTTPLGKTMGVLAVALAAVNVFGGFLVTRRMLEMFKKKEKKAAPKAEEGVAK; this is translated from the coding sequence ATGGATCCCGTTTCCCATACCGTCATCAACCTGATCATCTTCGTGCTGGCCATCTACGTCGGCTACCACGTGGTCTGGACCGTCACCCCCGCGCTGCACACGCCGCTGATGGCGGTGACCAACGCGATCTCCGCCATCGTCATCGTGGGTGCCATGCTGGCGGCCGCGCTCACCACCACGCCGCTGGGCAAGACCATGGGCGTGCTGGCCGTGGCGCTGGCGGCGGTGAACGTCTTCGGCGGCTTCCTGGTCACCCGGCGGATGCTGGAGATGTTCAAGAAGAAGGAAAAGAAGGCTGCACCGAAGGCAGAAGAGGGAGTCGCCAAGTGA
- a CDS encoding response regulator transcription factor, producing MRIAVLDDGPDQLRLINQTMVGLGHECHLYTEGRALLQALRRQTFDLLILDWSLPDMAGPDVVKTIRQELKSRLPILFVTDRRDEADMVEGLNAGADDFMAKPIRAGELEARVRALLRRSYPAQHESELVFGPYHFYPPSRVLKVRGAPVELKNREYELALFLFQNLGRLLSREHLHEAVWGLGIEALSRSLDTHISRLRTKLDLRPANGFLLLAIYGLGYRLETIEADALPKAGTR from the coding sequence ATGCGAATTGCCGTACTGGACGATGGCCCGGATCAGCTCCGGCTGATCAATCAAACCATGGTGGGGCTCGGGCACGAGTGCCACCTCTACACCGAAGGACGAGCGCTGTTGCAGGCGCTGCGCCGGCAGACCTTCGACCTGCTTATCCTGGACTGGAGCCTGCCCGACATGGCGGGGCCGGACGTGGTGAAGACCATCCGGCAGGAGCTCAAGAGCCGCCTTCCCATTCTTTTCGTGACGGACAGGCGCGACGAAGCCGACATGGTCGAAGGCCTCAATGCCGGCGCCGACGACTTCATGGCCAAGCCGATCCGTGCGGGCGAGCTCGAAGCGCGCGTCAGGGCCTTGCTGCGCCGGTCCTACCCCGCCCAGCACGAGTCCGAACTGGTCTTCGGCCCCTACCACTTCTATCCGCCCTCGCGCGTGCTGAAGGTCCGGGGCGCGCCGGTCGAGCTGAAGAACCGCGAGTACGAACTCGCGCTGTTCCTGTTCCAGAACCTCGGACGGCTGCTTTCGCGGGAGCATCTGCACGAGGCCGTCTGGGGGCTTGGCATCGAGGCACTGTCACGCTCGCTCGACACCCATATCTCACGCCTGAGAACCAAGCTCGATCTGCGGCCCGCCAACGGCTTCCTGCTGCTGGCCATCTATGGCCTGGGATACCGCCTGGAAACGATCGAGGCGGACGCACTCCCCAAGGCCGGCACGCGGTAG
- a CDS encoding NUDIX hydrolase, protein MATSKSARWKPNVTVAAVIERDGRFLLVEEHADDGLKLNTPAGHLDPGESPAEGCARETLEETAHHFTPTALIGVYMARARPQAERGERGEDITYMRFAFTGTLGALEEGRALDEGIVRTVWMTLAEIRASVARHRSPLLLQCIEDYLAGKRYPLELFHIDESVRSVPPVRR, encoded by the coding sequence ATGGCTACTTCCAAATCCGCACGCTGGAAACCCAACGTCACCGTGGCCGCGGTGATCGAACGGGATGGACGCTTCCTGCTGGTCGAGGAGCATGCCGACGATGGCCTCAAGCTCAACACGCCTGCGGGGCACCTGGACCCCGGCGAATCCCCCGCCGAGGGCTGCGCACGCGAGACCCTGGAAGAAACCGCCCACCATTTCACGCCAACGGCACTCATCGGCGTCTATATGGCGCGCGCCCGGCCACAGGCCGAACGGGGCGAACGGGGCGAAGACATTACCTACATGCGCTTCGCCTTCACCGGCACGCTCGGCGCATTGGAAGAAGGCCGCGCGCTCGACGAAGGCATCGTGCGCACCGTGTGGATGACGCTGGCCGAGATTCGCGCCAGCGTCGCGCGGCATCGCAGCCCGCTGCTGCTGCAATGCATCGAGGATTACCTCGCCGGCAAGCGCTACCCGCTCGAACTGTTCCACATCGACGAATCGGTGCGGTCGGTCCCGCCGGTCAGACGATGA
- a CDS encoding long-chain-fatty-acid--CoA ligase: protein MTDRPWLSSYPQGVPADIDASQYPSLVALMEESFKKYADRTAYSFMGKDISYAETDKQSKAFAGYLQGLGLVKGDRVAAMMPNCPQYPIAVAGILRAGLILVNVNPLYTPRELEHQLKDSGAKAIIIMENFGTTLQQCIAATPIKHIVLASVGDRLGFLKGALVNYVVRNVKKLVPHFSLPGAVRFNDALDKGASRTPQPVVIGPDDVAVLQYTGGTTGVSKGAVLLHRNVIANVLQSEAWNGPAMDKVPANEQPTSVCALPLYHIFAFTVGMMLNMRTGGKLILIPNPRDIAGVLKELSKHTIHSLPAVNTLFNGLANHPDFNTVNWKNLKISVGGGMAVQAAVAKLWLEKTGCPICEGYGLSETSPSTTCNPTNSTAYTGTIGLPLPNTWLKLLDDEGNEVPMGERGEIAIKGPQVMAGYWQRPDETAKVMTPDGYFKSGDIGVVDERGYFKVVDRKKDMILVSGFNVYPNEIEDVVALIPGVLECAAVGIPDEKTGEAVKLVIVKKDPSLTEAQVREYCRANLTGYKQPRIVEFRTDMPKTPVGKILRRELRDTKK from the coding sequence ATGACCGACCGTCCCTGGCTCAGCAGCTACCCGCAGGGTGTGCCCGCCGATATCGATGCCTCGCAGTACCCCTCGCTGGTTGCGCTCATGGAAGAGAGCTTCAAGAAGTACGCCGACCGCACGGCCTACAGCTTCATGGGCAAGGACATCAGCTACGCCGAGACCGACAAGCAGAGCAAGGCCTTCGCGGGCTATCTTCAGGGGCTCGGCCTGGTCAAGGGCGACCGCGTCGCCGCGATGATGCCCAACTGCCCGCAGTACCCGATCGCGGTGGCGGGCATCCTGCGCGCCGGTTTGATCCTGGTCAACGTGAACCCGCTGTACACGCCGCGCGAACTCGAGCACCAGCTCAAGGACTCGGGCGCCAAGGCCATCATCATCATGGAGAACTTCGGCACCACGCTGCAGCAATGCATCGCGGCCACGCCGATCAAGCACATCGTGCTGGCCTCCGTGGGCGACCGCCTCGGCTTCCTCAAGGGCGCGCTCGTCAACTACGTGGTGCGCAACGTCAAGAAGCTCGTGCCGCACTTCAGTCTGCCGGGCGCGGTGCGCTTCAACGACGCGCTCGACAAGGGCGCCAGCCGCACGCCGCAGCCCGTGGTCATCGGCCCGGACGACGTGGCCGTGCTGCAGTACACCGGCGGCACCACGGGCGTGTCGAAGGGCGCCGTGCTGCTGCATCGCAACGTGATCGCTAACGTGCTGCAGTCCGAAGCCTGGAACGGCCCGGCCATGGACAAGGTGCCAGCCAACGAACAGCCCACCAGCGTGTGCGCGCTGCCGCTGTATCACATCTTCGCGTTCACGGTCGGCATGATGCTGAACATGCGCACGGGCGGCAAGCTGATCCTGATCCCGAATCCGCGCGACATCGCAGGCGTGCTCAAGGAGCTGTCCAAGCACACGATCCACAGCCTCCCGGCCGTCAACACGCTGTTCAACGGGCTGGCGAACCACCCCGACTTCAACACCGTCAACTGGAAGAACCTGAAGATCTCGGTGGGTGGCGGCATGGCCGTGCAGGCCGCGGTGGCCAAGCTCTGGCTCGAGAAAACCGGCTGCCCGATCTGCGAAGGCTATGGCCTGTCGGAGACCTCGCCGTCGACCACCTGCAACCCGACCAACAGCACCGCCTACACCGGCACCATCGGCCTGCCGCTGCCGAACACCTGGCTCAAGCTGCTCGACGACGAAGGCAACGAAGTGCCGATGGGCGAGCGCGGCGAAATCGCAATCAAGGGTCCGCAGGTGATGGCCGGCTACTGGCAGCGCCCCGACGAAACCGCGAAGGTCATGACGCCCGACGGCTACTTCAAGAGCGGCGACATCGGCGTGGTCGACGAGCGCGGCTACTTCAAGGTGGTCGACCGCAAGAAGGACATGATCCTGGTCTCGGGCTTCAACGTGTACCCGAACGAGATCGAAGACGTGGTTGCACTGATTCCGGGCGTGCTCGAATGCGCGGCCGTCGGCATACCCGACGAGAAGACCGGCGAAGCCGTGAAGCTCGTGATCGTCAAGAAAGATCCCTCGCTCACCGAAGCACAAGTGCGCGAATACTGCAGAGCAAACCTTACGGGTTACAAGCAGCCGCGAATCGTAGAGTTTCGTACCGACATGCCGAAGACACCGGTCGGCAAGATCCTTCGCCGCGAGCTGCGAGACACGAAGAAGTAA
- the mnmA gene encoding tRNA 2-thiouridine(34) synthase MnmA, with translation MAKQRIVVGLSGGVDSAVTAHLLKQQGHEVVGIFMKNWEDDDDSEYCSSNIDFVDAASVADVLGIEIEHVNFAADYKDRVFAEFLREYKAGRTPNPDVLCNAEIKFKAFLDHAMRLGAEKIATGHYARVRLNEATGKHELLKGLDASKDQSYFLHRLNQAQLSKTLFPVGELHKSEVRRIAEEIGLPNAKKKDSTGICFIGERPFRDFLNRYISKEPGPIKDDRGRKLGEHQGLSFYTLGQRQGLGIGGVKEKGAQRGSGDHSPWFVARKDIEKNTLWVVQGHDHPWLLSSALKADDASWVADEAPVPGSYGSKARYRQADAACDMGVGEAGAGFSLRFGEPQWAVTPGQSAVLYDGERCLGGGVIV, from the coding sequence ATGGCAAAGCAACGGATCGTGGTGGGACTGAGCGGCGGAGTGGACTCCGCGGTGACCGCGCACCTGCTCAAGCAGCAGGGGCACGAGGTGGTCGGCATCTTCATGAAGAACTGGGAAGACGACGACGACAGCGAATATTGCTCGTCGAACATCGACTTCGTGGACGCCGCCAGCGTGGCCGACGTGCTGGGCATCGAGATCGAGCACGTCAACTTCGCGGCCGACTACAAGGACCGCGTGTTCGCCGAGTTCCTGCGCGAGTACAAGGCCGGCCGCACGCCGAACCCCGATGTGCTGTGCAACGCCGAGATCAAGTTCAAGGCCTTCCTCGACCATGCGATGCGCCTGGGTGCCGAGAAGATCGCCACCGGGCACTACGCGCGCGTTCGGTTGAACGAAGCCACCGGCAAGCACGAACTGCTCAAGGGGCTCGATGCATCCAAGGACCAGAGCTACTTCCTGCACCGCCTGAACCAGGCGCAGTTGTCCAAGACGCTGTTCCCGGTCGGCGAACTGCACAAGAGCGAGGTACGCCGCATCGCGGAAGAAATCGGCCTGCCCAACGCGAAGAAGAAGGACTCGACCGGCATCTGCTTCATCGGCGAGCGGCCATTTCGCGATTTCCTGAACCGCTACATCTCCAAGGAACCGGGTCCGATCAAGGACGACCGGGGCCGCAAGCTGGGCGAGCACCAGGGGCTGAGCTTCTACACGCTGGGCCAGCGGCAGGGGCTGGGCATCGGCGGTGTCAAGGAGAAGGGCGCGCAGCGCGGCTCGGGCGACCACTCGCCCTGGTTCGTGGCGCGCAAGGACATCGAGAAAAACACGCTCTGGGTGGTGCAGGGACACGACCATCCGTGGCTGCTGTCGTCCGCGCTGAAGGCCGACGATGCGAGCTGGGTGGCGGACGAAGCGCCCGTGCCGGGCAGCTATGGATCGAAGGCGCGCTACCGGCAGGCCGATGCGGCCTGCGACATGGGCGTCGGCGAGGCGGGCGCGGGGTTCAGCCTGCGCTTCGGCGAGCCGCAATGGGCGGTCACGCCGGGGCAGTCGGCGGTGCTCTACGACGGCGAACGCTGCCTCGGGGGCGGCGTCATCGTCTGA